The genomic window AGATTACTGGTGGCTTGTTCAGGCGTTTGGCCGCCGGACAGGAAGACAATGCCCGGTACCTGTTGTGGGACTGATTTTTTGAAACAACGGATAGTAGCGGTTGCAATTTCCTCGGGTGAGGCTTGAGTTGAGCACTCTTTTCCACTAATGACCATGCTGGATTTCAGAATGACGGCGGTAAGGTCAACTCGATAATTTTCTAATTCTCGGAACATGATTTCGAGGGTTTGCGTGGTCACCGCTTCACTGCGCGCCAGGTCGTGCGGTCCGTCGATCAATACTTCAGGTTCAACGATGGGCACGATACCGGCCTCTTGGGCGAGGGCGGCGTAGCGGGCGAGGGCATGGGCGTTGGCTTGCATGCAGGCGACGGTCGGGAGCCAATCACCGTCAATGGTTATGACCGCGCGCCATTTGGCAGCACGGCAGCCCTGCTGATAAAAAGCAGCAAATCGATCGCGGAGTTTATCCAGTCCATCCGTTACTTTTTCTCCCGGGTAGAGGGCAAG from Candidatus Kerfeldbacteria bacterium includes these protein-coding regions:
- a CDS encoding fructose-bisphosphate aldolase class I, whose protein sequence is MNQSLHDIAQALVADHKGFLAADESVSTATKRLESIGLESTEETRRQYRNLFFTTPDIGNYLSGIILFEETLTQSADDGTPFLELLKKHGVIPIIKVDKGAHNLALYPGEKVTDGLDKLRDRFAAFYQQGCRAAKWRAVITIDGDWLPTVACMQANAHALARYAALAQEAGIVPIVEPEVLIDGPHDLARSEAVTTQTLEIMFRELENYRVDLTAVILKSSMVISGKECSTQASPEEIATATIRCFKKSVPQQVPGIVFLSGGQTPEQATSNLNAVAKANDGPWKISFSYARALQEPPLKVWLGKSENVAAAQAVFLKRLQASHAAVKGEFVA